The following proteins are encoded in a genomic region of Magnolia sinica isolate HGM2019 chromosome 1, MsV1, whole genome shotgun sequence:
- the LOC131245941 gene encoding uncharacterized protein LOC131245941, producing MCIYVFDTRKNPRAPDLHKVVEKDEKELLLLLMAICLSDGLEMRVADGKKTIATFFSCVMSAIGGNSAGPGRYIANAVVNVYIKHEKKFAFVDMRNVEEVSNAMALDGITFEALVVKLREGTGPNANTGVVTGVVATVGELARVGGFGMKQYLGELMPVIVEALLDGAAVIKREVAVATLGQVVQSTGYVIAPYKEYPQLLGLLWKLLKELVDWVQTAGGLRQPLILQLKGFSKLQCKGNCGG from the exons ATGTGTATTTATGTGTTTGACACGCGAAAGAATCCAAGAGCTCCTGATTTGCATAAAGTTGTTGAGAAGGATGAGAAGgagctgctgttgctgctgatgGCCATTTGCCTTAGTGATGGTCTTGAAATGAGGGTTGCAGATGGgaaaaag ACAATTGCAACATTTTTTAGCTGTGTTATGTCTGCTATTGGAGGAAACAGTGCTGGTCCTGGTCGGTATATT GCAAATGCTGTGGTTAATGTGTACATCAAGCACGAGAAGAAGTTTGCTTTTGTGGATATGAGAAATGTTGAAGAAGTGAGCAATGCAATGGCATTAGACGGGATAACGTTTGAG GCACTTGTGGTGAAGCTAAGGGAAGGCACCGGGCCAAATGCTAATACTGGTGTTGTCACTGGAGTTGTTGCAACTGTTGGGGAGCTTGCTAGGGTG GGAGGTTTTGGAATGAAGCAATATCTTGGTGAACTAATGCCAGTAATTGTTGAAGCCCTCTTGGATGGAGCTGCTGTTATAAAGCGTGAAGTGGCTGTCGCAACTCTTGGTCAAGTTGTACAGAGCACTGG TTATGTGATTGCTCCATACAAAGAGTACCCACAACTGCTTGGTTTACTATGGAAATTGTTGAAGGAGCTGGTGGATTGGGTTCAAACAGCTGGTGGATTGCGACAGCCTTTGATTTTACAACTAAAGGGGTTCTCCAAGCTGCAGTGCAAGGGGAATTGTGGCGGATGA